The Toxoplasma gondii ME49 chromosome XI, whole genome shotgun sequence region ACCGTCTTTGCTCTGGATCTTATCGAGCAAGATACGCCAACAACGGAGCCGTCGGGGGCGCGGCATCGCACACACTCTGGCTCTCGGCCACGCTGGTTCTCAACAGTATCAccacagtgcatgcagcgtcgAGAGTCGACAAATTCTACGCACAAACGAAAACGCGCGGGAGAAATTGCAGTTCAAGGGGTGTCACCCTTATTAGTCGACTCCTCTCGGAGGTGCGAGCTCTGATTACCCTATCTGAGAGCTCGTCAGCAGTTCGTGCATAGCACTGCAGGAACGTGGAAGCGTTGAGACTCGCGAAACCTGTTGAGGCGATTCTGGACACCTGAAGGGGCAGGTTCTTGAGAATTTGAGAGCCACTAAATGAGCAGATTCTGTAGGCTTGTTCAGTACCGGGGACACAGTTGCATACACACTGGAGgcgtgtctctccctgctcACGAGGTAGTCGTCGATAGAGCCGGATCTACGCAACTGTCCTCCGCTATGTTGGTACcagggaacagagaagatgaTGGGGATTTGCTCCTTTTCTCATGTCATTTTTTGTCGTGTATCTCCCGTATGAGAGGTGGGGTACAGTGCAGCGGTGATTTTTCAAAAAGCAACTCCGGTAATTTCAACGGTGTGTAAGGACGAGTCGGACCCTCACGTTTTCCATTTCACAGGTTTCGCTTTGCTGTAGTAGGGGAAACGGTGTCCGTTGCTCCGTTCTTTGCGGCAGTGGGCTGTCTGCTGAAACTTCCAAGCTGTGTGGAGGAAGGCTTGTCAGGGGGCAACTGCTATGCCTTCGGACCCTGTGGAGCAGATGGTATTTAAGAATTCTTGTGGTGAGTGTCTAAATTGGTCTTTAATACTCGTACCCAGACGCAACATCACCACAATTTCTGATGGCATTGTTTAAAAAGTGCATTGCGCTTCTGCCAGCTTACCAAAGTGACGTTGCATTGCCCTCAGTAACTGGAGAATATAGCCTTCAGACGTTCTCCAAAGATCAGGGGAACCTCTTACCACTTCTCGTGCAGCCAATGGTAAAACATTACCTGCCTAATAAAAACTATCTTGCATGTACACTCTCTTGGCAGCTGTAAACCCCAGAGGGCTAAGTCTAAGAGCTGCAGACACTCCTCCAGCGTGCACGGCGAATCAGTTCCGGAACATGACTTGGAGAAGGACTCCAGGTTTCCACGGAAAAcggcgcagctgcagaggTACGCGACACAGCCAGCTAAACGGAAGACTGCGCACGGGAAAAAAATAGTGTAGTGTCCTAGGCATAAGGCAGGACGGTGTCGGCCCTAGAGGTCAACACAATGGGAAGTcctggagacacacagagagtgCAGATGAACTGTGTGGAAAGTGACTGTATAGTTGTTTCCAGCAAAAGCGCTAACGCCCCACTCACATGGTCACCCCCGTCTACCAACCGTGGCGTCATAAATTCGAGGAAAAATCTGCAAAAGGGGTGTGCACGAGTCTGCTTCGTATGTGCACGGCGGCTGCCATTGGCAAAGTCCCGACAACATGGATTCGTAACGGAACCTTGGGGCAGGGGATCGGGCACTCGTCTCCCCGATCCCTGCCCCGGCACCTGGGGTACGCATTATGAAAAAGGCCTGATCAGGTTCACAGCAGAACAAGTGTCACCGCAGTATATGATACTACATGGCGTCATTCATGGGGCGAAAATTAACCTGGTTCTAGTCCCGTGACAGCCGTGTACACGTGCTTTGTGCAATCCTGCTGATGGTCGATACGACACTCCGCTGCGCCTGTCCACAGTGTGGACATCAAATGGGAACGATGAGTGGGAAACCAGACGAAACTGAATCAAACAAACCTCATCATCTACCAAATGGAGAGACGGGACGATGCCTAGACGGCAGCTTTGGAAGCTAACACTGAAGTTGGAGCGAATGCATCTGCTGTTGGGTTTATCGCGCGCTCTCAGGCTGGCGGCGTCATGGGTGAATGGTAGCGGATGGCCGCCCGACAATAGAAGTCAAGAATGATGTGCACTTGGACAAAACAGACAAAGAATATCCTCATTCCTGCGAACACTGACCTAAATGCTGCTCGGCGCGCAACCAGCGGAGTCCTCCGTGGAAACAGAATGATAACGACTGGAGCCAAAGTGCGCGACGGTCACACGCCTGCCTGTGCCGCGAGTCCAAACTACTTTTGTGAACCAGAGACCGACATTGGATATTCTTGACGGTGGAATATCAGTAGTCAAGGCAGTCTGCACAAGACGGGTGGCTGGGCAAGACCTCTCCACAAAATCACAGCTTTGATAAGATTGAACGCTGCCACACTGTTTGTTGATGGTCCCTCGTGGATCAGTTCATTTCTCCACTGCTAACTCTACTGTTGTCGTGAAAGCGATGCACCAATATGGTATCCATTACGAATTTCTTCTTCCCACTCACGGAAATACACAAGAAAGCCGTATTCGAGAAAAAGATTTTGGACTTTATGCACAGGCACTTCACATTCAACAACCGGAGGTAGCCAACAAAAACTAATTTGAACTTGGAGCCGCTGAAACTGCGCGTAACCTCACGATGGCTTTCACACAGACTCGCACGGGCATCTTCATCTATCTGCAGAAGCCGAAGCTTGAGACCGACAGACATCCGTAGCGAAAGTGCACGGCAGCACCAATATGATACACACAGTAACAGTCCACATACGCAGCAGGATAAACAACACCGATGGGCAGACAAGTTTGTCCCGTGCTCCACCCCGAATTCCCCCGGCGTCTGTGAAGATGATACCAGGCAACGAAACAGTGGCACTCCTACACCCGAGCAAGACGCTGTAATTTTCCACCCATCACACCGGGAGTTGCTCGGGCAGTACGTGCCACGCGGAACCGTCAGATAATCTCCAGTACAGAGACGAGTCGTTATGTTATACCATGGACTGAGTGAAACAAGACTGTGCCTGGACAAGAATCAAAAATGCCCACGCTGCGAAGACAAAGATATCTCAGACACTGCATGTGCGGTTTGAGGCGCGCGGCTCGGTCAAGTGAACGATAACCGTTTTTTCCGCTTAAATGCAGCTGAAAGGCGACATGCGCCACTTTTTTTCAGCCACTGCGTGTTCGGTGCGAAATGCAAGAGTCCGTGGCAGCGGCGCCTCTCCGCAAGCCGCCGGAAAGCTCATCCTATCCGTGCACCACATCACTTACAGCTGCACGTCAGAGGTTTTTACAAGTACGGGAAAGCGGCAAAGAACAGCAGACTCGTGACTGTCAGCACCAGGCTGACAGCCCTACCGTGCGTTGCCTCCGATGTTCGGATGATAACAAACATGGACCCGGTGCCTTTTCGTTCGCGAAACTGGAAGCAGAATTCTTGTTTGCGGCCAGTGTGGTATTCCCGTGGAGGAGAGATGAAGACCAGCGCCTTCACCGTCTGGCCCGAGCCAGGAACCTGGTGATATATTACCTCCCAAAAGTTGTAAGATATGGGTGCCTTTCCGAACAAATACATGTACGACTTGAGCGACCCGAGGTCGCATAACCCGTCATCTACATCGTACGCTTCCGTGAGGATATTTCGTGGCCACACGCGAACTGATGAAATGTCTTCGAGGATAATCATCATTCTCTGATTCGGCAACAGGGTCTGGCGCGTGAAGGCTTCGTGTGGCCAGCTCGATTTGGGAATCACGACGGAGAAATCCGCGTTCGGGAGCGGAGGTGTGACATCGTTTGGATTGACCACATCGCCTCCAGCGGCCAATCCAGCGGCATGCGCCCCGACAAAAACCACGAATTTAACACAAAACAAAGACAGGGTACGCCTGACTGAATGTGAACAAGCGCGCGCAGCGGACCGGGGCCAGACGGTCCTCGCGGCTGATGTCTGTAAAGTCTGCGTCATTTCAGTGGCGGTCTAAAAAATAGGCATGGCGCTGAATACCTGCGAGAAAGGCAACTTTCCACTAGGCGGTGGTCTGctcggagaaaggcgagggcAATGTTGCTTTCCCTTGCTTCTGAGCAGTGGCACCAACGGGTCCGACATGCGCCTGAATGCTCTGGAGTTTCTCGTGCCACAACAGGTCGATTTACTCGGTTGAAAAACGGCACTGCTTGGCCAACCAAATAATCCAGTTCCGATCTGTCACCTGGGGAGCTCGATTCGAGAGGCCAAACcgcggcgtctgcgccgGGGTCACGCAAAATGACAACCTGAACACGTTCGGCGAGGATTTCTCGCGTGGAAAACGGCGGAGTTCATGGACAGAAACACCAACTTCGCGTAGATACGCATAGATGCAACAAACGAGAAGTGCATTCCCGACTAGGGTGCCCGCCGCTGAAGGCCAGGTGTCTACGAGGACAAACGGGTCTAGCCTGCGCATGTGGAGGCGAGTAAAATAGTTGAGAACAGTGAAAAAACGGCAGAGGTCTTCAAAACCAACGTCACAGGACTAGAGTGATGCATCTCCGTCGAAAGCGTTGAAGATgccgacaaagagagaagccacTGCTGCCCGGTGAAAAATTAAATATTGATAACTCGACTGGAAAAATTGGAACAAAAGCGGCGAAGCCGCTCACAAACTTTGCACAATGACCAGCCACCTCTGGACAGAAGACGGACTTCCTGTTTCGCCCACAAAATACCAAACTACGTCACGAGTCCACCACACTCCGACCCACAGCTCTTCCATCCCCTCCAAATTGTCACAGCGCCAGAGTTGAAGATATCGACTGCTGCCGGGGGAGCGCTGCACGGTAAAAAAAGGGTAGACCCGTCTCcagagcagagacaagaTTTGTTCTTTTTTTGACGAAACGCAATTCTGGAGTGGGGAATTCCACGTGGGGTTTAGCAATCCGCGTTCTCCGGACAACACATGCGATAATGCAGTCGTCCGCAACGATTGCCTCGGTGACGACCCCCTTTAGCTCTTCATGCTGCAGTCACTTAGAGAAATCGCGTTCTTCCACCCTCGCTGTTGCTTTCCGAGACTCGTTAACAAGGCTTCCTCGCGTTACCTCTGAATTCCGTTCTTAATGGGGCACGACTTAACACGTGCTAGACCGACAAGAACAGTATGGACAGTTGACTGGAGCTGGAAGGGTTCATCCTCCAGTGCCGGAGACTTGCCACTTTTGAACGCAGTCCGATTGAGACAAAGTAACGGAGTCGTTGTTGCGTTAAAAACGACTCAACTCTGCACAGCGTGAGGCATGCTGGAGACCCCCGTTGGGTTGCAGACACGTCGAGACAAACGCTGAACGGGAGTTGACTCGCTGCGTTCGACACCTGTTCTTGTTATGGGAGTCCGCACAGCGTCGTGAAGGCACCACATCGAGGAGAAATTCACAAGTGGCTAGCGCTGGTTGTACGGTCCGTCTCCACTGGGCGCACTTTGCTCAATCTTACACCATGTATCTTGCTGGTGTTGTGATCCCGGACTGCTCTGGTGAGTCAAACTGCCTCCCCGTAGACAGCACACAAATAATCCTGTCTACCTCAGGAGACGATTACTTGCAGGAGGGGATGGTCCTGTTCGTACTGCCATCTTCGCagtagttttctctcgctgttaataAGAGTGACAACAGTGATCCATATATTACACTCCTGACGTAAGGGTGAGTAGAACTGTCGTTTCAAGACATAGCTCCTGCGCGAAAACGTGGCGCAGTCGACCTCAGAGGACAGCTCGTGAAATCAGATAAAGATATGGAGGTTTCGACGCAATCGAGGGTAGGTGCCCAGAGTTACTGGCTCCTGCATCCTTTCGAGACCGAAGACTTCTCAGTCTAGATTTTTTGTGGGAAAACAGTTTCCCACGATATCACAAACAGTGGAAATTCACGTCGGCAACCGTTCTACCTTTTCACCGGCCTAGAACAGAGCGCTACAGTGGTAATGGCAAACCGACCAACGTCTGCAGAACAATGAACACACGCCATAGAGTTTGGGAAACGTCCAACACTTACCAAATGCCCCTCGACCGTTACCTTCTTTACACCACAGCGGAATGGCTCAAAACCTCTCCGGCTTTGAGGATGCCACAGTTCCGTATGGTTCCCTATCTGGGAAGCGACAAAAATCGGGACTGAAGACGAAATTCAGCACTAGCTGTGCAATCGCAGCACTCCAGCGGTGCAAAATGAACTGCCATTAAGAAGACCTAACAACTCCGGCAGCAACAGTATGCTAAGAGGGTTTCACTCTGGAATTCACAGAGCTGCATCTGTCTCCCGTTCAGACTAAACAGCGTGTACGACAAAACAAGCCAGCAAATGGTGGGTAAAGAAAACAGTCGTGTTCGGATATCGTGCGCCTGCCTGTAATTTGTTCGGGACCTCTGACTTCGGGTGTACCCTCGCAATACGACCTCGGAAACCGCACTGACTTATCTATCAGTATCTTCGCATGTGAGATGCTTCCAGATTTCCAGACAGGTTGCCATGAGAAGGTTTCCAGACGGTCTTTTCTGTTGAGGTTTTGAGTCGCCAGGGCTAGGCTCCCTTATCCAGTGACATTTCTCAAGACGACACGATTTCAGATGGCACCACTCCCTTTGTTTCAGAGAGGTCGAACACGGACAGCCTCAACAGAGAACAAAAAGAATTGACTCCAGTGTAGCCACCTGGTTTGTGGAGTATCAACAGACAAAGTTAGACCACTGAATTATTGAAGAGCGCAGTATGGCCAGAGCCCTGGCTGTCGACGAgcttgagagagaagaccttAGAGAATTCTTCTTTCACGATGCGCGCGACCTGCTTCATGAGTTCTGCATCATTCGGTTCTCGATTTCCTtcttgcgtttctgtttgGTCCTGCGCGTCCAACTGCGTGTGTCCTCTGTTGTCGCTTGATACCTCGTCACTCTCCCACTTGACGTCGGAGGCATCGCAAGAACCTTCAGTTCTGTTGGGctttccgcctctctccgtctcttccccaCGCTTTCGCCACCTCTGCTCAAAACACCAGGAGTCTTTTAGTCTGCCCGTCGTAGATTCTTTGAGGCCACACGGCACGATTTTGCGGAACCCCGAGAGATCTGTGCAGACATTCAGAGCGAGGCCGTGGTGCGTGATCCACCGCTTCACTTTGACACCAATGGCACACACTTTTTCACCGTGCAGCCACACTCCAGGGGTCCCAGGCCTTCTCTGTCCAagctgtctcccctccgtTGTCTTTTCGTTCTGCGCTTCCTCGGCTGTCGTCAACGGCGGCCTTACATCCTGCGTGGAACTCTCCACTCCGACAAGCCCCGCCTGATTTTTTGTGCCCTCGCCGAGATTCGCCGCCTTTTCCACTAGCTGGCCGCTGCAGAAAAGCCTGTCGATCGCGTTGATGGCTACCTGTTCCAAAGAATGAACGTACCACCGTAGGTCACACGCGTGGTAGCGCAGATCTAACAGCGGATACACGACCAGCTGTCCCGGAGCATGGTAAGTCACCTCGCCGCCACGCTCCACTCTCCACACTGTCGGAGCTTCCTCGCACCAGGCGAGTGCTCTCTGTCGCATTACTCCTGGCGCAGAGTCTGTCCGTCCCTCATCCGGTTCCTTCTGCTGAAACTCGCGTCCTGCGCTCTCTTCCGAAGCAGCGCTGCGCCCCGAGCCCTCTCCCAATTCTACTTGTTGGGGTGTTTCAACGAAAATCTTGCCACCGGGAAGAGCCGTTCCCTCaccgttttttctgccgGCTTCACTGCTTGAGACAAATCGCGCCCCCGGAGCCGCagcttcctctgcctcttgaAAAAGCCGCGAGAGCAGCCGGTAGCACCCGTTGATAGTGCGCATTTCCTCCACATAACCCTCAGACAGCTGCAGAGTTCTTACGTTGCTTTCAAACAGAATGTTTGCGGGGGTTCCCCCCTGCCCAAGCGTGTACACAGGAGAGTGCTGCAGTAAAATAACGTAGTCGCAGGGCAAGCGCCCTTGGGCAGGCTGTCTCACTTCCGGCCAACGCTTTAGATAAGAGTTCTCATTTCTCTCTACACTACGCTGGCTGGCGTGTTCGTGCATGTGGAAACTAACGGATGCTTCGTCTTCAGGGCGGCTTGATAAAGGGTACAAACTACTATTCAGTCTTagcagctgcagctggaCGATCACTTGCTGTAGCCGCCAGGCGAGGTCGTACGGAACTATGCGGTCACTCCAATCCACTACGATGCACTCCCTATCGCGAACGTTTTCGCGGTCCTGCCGCCGGTGCTGGTGGTCGCTGGCGTTCGCGGACACACCAGAAACCATGTGCCGTGAGTTGCGCAGAAACGAGCGACCCTCCCGTTCAGAAAATCCCGCGCGGAGTCCGCGAGGGAAAAAGTTCCCCGCGAAGGCACTGCGGTTTGGGACGCTTGTGTGTGTTGCCTGCACAAAAGCTACTGGCGGCACAGCGTGGACGGAAGCATTCTTCGCTTCCCAGGTTCCTCCGCTAATTCCGAATCTCGAAAGAAATGACCTGCGCGCACCGCCGCGCGACTCCCCCAGCACTCGACTGCCACCTGTTTGCCGTGCTACGCGAGACGCCTTTGTCGGGCGGCGCTGCTGCCCACTTTGCGGGCAACATTGTAGAGATggaaacgacagaaaagcAGGGTGGAGCAGATTATTGTGGCTGAAAGATGACACACACGGAGGCGACACAGAATTTCGATAAAACTGCCTTCTGTTTGGAAAAAAGGCCGGGCTGCGTATACTGGAAAGCTGCTCAGATGTCGACTCCTGCGTGAACAGGTCCGGAGCAGAGCAGGGAACCTCTTCCAGAGAACGGGCGACGCTTGTGCGCTCCAATCTGCCGTTTTTACGATTTATCTGCGGACGGGAACGCGGATCCGACGACGCGCCGAGAGTGTCGGAGCGTCTTTGCGCTTCGGGAAACGCCGGTTTGACCGCCGGGTCGAAAAAATGCACATCTGAGAAGGCGACGGGTCGTGACGAAAACGCGTGAAATCGTGGAGAAAAAACTCCGctggggtgtctgtacatcACTCGGCTTAAGCCTCCAAAACAGGACGCCAGGGGTGCAGTCGCCAGCCAGACGCCACAAACAGAAGTGACCAAGCACAAAAAACTGGCGAACAGTCGGGAAAACCGACAATATCGAGAGAGGTACTTCCTGTTCTCGCAGAGAGCCGTCGAAAAACGGGCAATACCACTTgcggagaacggagaaactCCACTAGCGGCAACCGAAGAAAAACCAGTTCTAAACAACACGGAACGGCCTGGAACGGCGCGCGCACGAGCTGCCAGTCCCGCTCCGTTTCTCGCCATCTCTCGTACTCGAGTCGAGAAACGAGGGTGCGGAAAAGTCAATAGCGAACTCAGAAAGATCGGTTCCTCATGCgcgtttcccctcttctgcCGCCAACCCAGACACATTCGATGCCCAGGCTGGATGCTAGAGAACTCTGGATGGCCCCAGCATGGTCTGCCGTGAAATGCAGAGGCGCCGGCCGATAAAGCAGGCACGTTTCGCTGGACTCATCCGGCATTCTTCAGCGTCAAACACAGGTGAGCGAGCGTCGTCTTCGACGCACAGATGGAGGCACAAACGATACAGAGCACCCCAGAACCACGGCTGCAGAATGCAGAGACCTGACGGGAAACACATCCAATATAatacagagaggagacatgATTCTGTTCCCGAGTTTGCCGTGTCTCCACTTCGTCAGAacgcggagacgagagagacgacttCGACGACCCCCCGCCGTCACCCAGGGACCACAATAGCACGAAAAGTCACATTCatatctctcttcttcgtttttaCCAAGTGCATCTGGAGCGCAGGAGTCGTGACAAGCTCCTTGGACGAAAGCTGCGACACtgagaggagacaacgaagCGCTGACGCGCCTTGCTCGAGTTCCGCAAGACTGCATCTACGCATGCAACGATTCCTTCGTGACCGGAGAACTCGGGACGCACCCTAGTTGCCTATACGAATGGCAGcatctttcttcctgtctaAAGTGTTCACAGCGAGCGAAAAACAAGGTAGTGAATGCGATTCAAATCTGGAGGGAGACACTGAGCAATGCTTCACAGGTTCTCTCGTGAGTCTTGTCTGCGCGACTGGCATGTTTCCACTCTCACTGCGGCTGTATAACAAGGGTGCATGCGGAGCCGCCGATCCATCCCGGGGCAACAAGGTCCagcagaagacagcagaagaaaagtgaGAAAACTGCGAAAACCGCCTAATAAAAGACTCCTGCAACGGGTCTGACTACCAAGACAAGACAGCCGACAAAAAAGCAACGACACTCAACCGGAAGAACCTGAAGGATCCAGTTCCTTCGATGAAAGAGTTGAGCGCGCAAGTACAGAGTGCGGGGATCGAACCCGCGACCTTCTGCGTGTAAGGCAGACGTGATGACCACTACACCAACTCTGCTGGTCgccaagaagacgaaactttctcctttctcagaATGCGAttgtttttctccactctctctacactctctctccactctctctccactcacTCCACTCACTTCACTCACTCTACTCGCTCCCGGCGTGGAAGAGCGCGGTCCACCTTGAGAAGAGTTTCCGCTGCGCTGTTTTCACCTTTCGAAGGCGAGCGAGAGGGTCTTCCTGGCGCCGGTCGAGGTTTTATAGGGTTTGCCGAGATTCTCTCGAACTTGAGAAAAGgtgatgcatgcacacacttGACCGCGTGTCTTGAGCACCGGTGGTAGCCGACGTCGCTCGCGACGTTTCCAGAgtgaaagaaggaaagaagacccgcAAAAAAGATCTGCCTTTCTTGTGTTAAACGcatgcctttctctctttttttcccgGCGAACAGGGATGAGTGCGCCCACCTGCCGGCGCGCTCCGAGTCGTAACTGTGCACACTGCTTTCTGAAGACTCTCTTGGAAGCTTTTGTCCAGTTTCCACCGATTTCCTTCCCTCGATGAAAAGCTTTTAAAGGAACAGTggttcgcgtctctctctgccccatctgtgtcttccgccgctctcgctcttctcgtgGATCTGCTGAGACCGCACACTCGGCCTTCGGGATTCTCCGACGTTGTCGGTCTTGCCCATATCCCGCTGGCGACTTCTTCCGCGGAGttgcttcgccttccctttCTTGTCGAAGACTTGCGGCTCTTCTCCAgacttttctctgcttccttttccctccGCATTTCCATCTCTTTACCGCTCCCGACTCCTCACACTGCGGGCACGCGCTCTGCTCTGCACAAGTACGCTTCAACCGCGCTCATCAGTGACGTTGTTCTTGCTCCTTCCGGTCGAccatctgcttcttccgccttccctCCGCTCATTCTTCACCACCTGTCGCGCTCGCCGACGGGAGCCTCAACAGGAACTCGGCGTCGCGACCGGCTGTCTCGCGAGTAAACCAACGAGTCGCAGTTGAAGACACCGAAGCAGTCTGGAGCGCCTCCCTCGTCTGAGTTTTGCTCTCCGATTCGACTCTTGAGATCTCCAAAGAACAACCCAACACACCTGCCGCCCTCGGAGGCGACTCCGGGTGTATATCGCGGGACTCGCAGTACACTCGGAGACGGACGCCATCTTCGTTGTTTAGATGCTTTGGAAGCTGAAAAACGAGACGTCGATCGGAAATGCGGAGAAGGAGCGATGGATGCAGAgacttcgtcttctccttcctgccaCGACGACTGCAGAGGCAGTACGCTGGACCAATCAGCGTCGGAGGCCTGGGGAAAGCACGAGCAACAGTCTCgtgaggtgtacagacagatAAGGAGACAGTACCTCTCTGCTCGGATGTATGGCGCCTACGAAGGTAaggcctttttttctgcaggagCAAGCGGGAGAGACTGTTTCCTCACCGGAAACAACGCGTACGGTACACCTCGCCTTGACTCCAtttcgtgtctcctccgtcgtaCCCTTTTTGTTCTTCGTTGGGAATCATCACCGCatcgcttttctttccttctcttcatcaCCACCATCGtcatcatcttcttctctctcttcttcttctccgctgtctttgagcagtttcctctctttttccctctcgcttcttccactccgtctgttcttcccctctcttgtGAAGAGCTGGAGCGTTGACTTCCCTCGAGCTTGTGTCCGGGCGTCGCAtcctcgcgttttctgtgcTTTTCTGCGGCAGATTCGCGCGCCGCCGCGTTCTTCTTGCGGAGATCTTACTAGATCGATTTTGGAGTCTGTGGTCGCATTGCGACCTAGCAGCTTAAGGAGGGTACTTCTAAGCTCTTCTGTTTCGGTCTTTCTGGAGTCAATAGATAAACAACTGCTTCAGTGTGCCCTCTTCACGATTCGTTAATTTCTTGAATCGAAAGGCGGATCAGGTCGCTGACGGTTACTCCTTTGCGTTTAAGAGTTTGGTGCAAAGCCGAGAGCCACAGCGAACGTTCGTGTAAAGTTGTCGACAAGACATCAAGAAAAACAGTCTACTCAGACTTTTTGCAGTGGGGAAGACCGAACCAGTTTCCTTTTTGGAGAAGCGTATGAATGTCGTTCTGGAGACGTTGCGTTGTGCGCCTCTCGTTGCCTGCTTCGCAGACATGCTCATGCTTGGGGAACTTCTGTACAGTCTGGCGCATCCTGCTGTCTCGCCCACACCGATCAacgctcctgtctccgttcgctgTGGGGGTTGCGTgcctccactgtctccactgtctcctctgtctccgcgcgcgcgagagaagaagcgagacacgACGGGAGGGggcgaggaagcggaagctggacagagagaaggagagaaggaggcgacgcaggGACATCCGGAGGCATGCTGTCTCCAGACGGAaagtctttttttcttcacagAGGCCCTCATTGCCTGCGGGAAaatggagagagcgaggagtcTCCTTTTtgagttgcatgcagagatcaCCTGCAGAGACCCTGCCCTGCTCGCGGTCGCGACGCAGTTGCTCGTGAGACAAACgattctttctttctttctttctttctttctttctttctttctttctttctttctttctttctttctttctttctttctttctttctttctttctttctttctttctttctttctttctttctttctttctttctttctttctttctttctttctctttctttctttctttctctctttctttctttctctctttctttctttctctctttctttctttctctctttctctctttctctctttctttctctctttctctctttctctctttctctctttctttctctctttctttccttctttctctttctcgcgttttcctcggATGCCGTGTTTTGGCG contains the following coding sequences:
- a CDS encoding lipoyl(octanoyl) transferase (encoded by transcript TGME49_315640~Predicted trans-membrane domain (TMHMM2.0):97-120); this encodes MCLGWRQKRGNAHEEPIFLSSLLTFPHPRFSTRVREMARNGAGLAARARAVPGRSVLFRTGFSSVAASGVSPFSASGIARFSTALCENRKYLSRYCRFSRLFASFLCLVTSVCGVWLATAPLASCFGGLSRVMYRHPSGVFSPRFHAFSSRPVAFSDVHFFDPAVKPAFPEAQRRSDTLGASSDPRSRPQINRKNGRLERTSVARSLEEVPCSAPDLFTQESTSEQLSSIRSPAFFPNRRQFYRNSVSPPCVSSFSHNNLLHPAFLSFPSLQCCPQSGQQRRPTKASRVARQTGGSRVLGESRGGARRSFLSRFGISGGTWEAKNASVHAVPPVAFVQATHTSVPNRSAFAGNFFPRGLRAGFSEREGRSFLRNSRHMVSGVSANASDHQHRRQDRENVRDRECIVVDWSDRIVPYDLAWRLQQVIVQLQLLRLNSSLYPLSSRPEDEASVSFHMHEHASQRSVERNENSYLKRWPEVRQPAQGRLPCDYVILLQHSPVYTLGQGGTPANILFESNVRTLQLSEGYVEEMRTINGCYRLLSRLFQEAEEAAAPGARFVSSSEAGRKNGEGTALPGGKIFVETPQQVELGEGSGRSAASEESAGREFQQKEPDEGRTDSAPGVMRQRALAWCEEAPTVWRVERGGEVTYHAPGQLVVYPLLDLRYHACDLRWYVHSLEQVAINAIDRLFCSGQLVEKAANLGEGTKNQAGLVGVESSTQDVRPPLTTAEEAQNEKTTEGRQLGQRRPGTPGVWLHGEKVCAIGVKVKRWITHHGLALNVCTDLSGFRKIVPCGLKESTTGRLKDSWCFEQRWRKRGEETERGGKPNRTEGSCDASDVKWESDEVSSDNRGHTQLDAQDQTETQEGNREPNDAELMKQVARIVKEEFSKVFSLKLVDSQGSGHTALFNNSVV
- a CDS encoding hypothetical protein (encoded by transcript TGME49_315630) produces the protein MMIILEDISSVRVWPRNILTEAYDVDDGLCDLGSLKSYMYLFGKAPISYNFWEVIYHQVPGSGQTVKALVFISPPREYHTGRKQEFCFQFRERKGTGSMFVIIRTSEATHAWAFLILVQAQSCFTQSMV